From one Culex quinquefasciatus strain JHB chromosome 3, VPISU_Cqui_1.0_pri_paternal, whole genome shotgun sequence genomic stretch:
- the LOC6048052 gene encoding probable cytochrome P450 305a1, with amino-acid sequence MVLVILVGLAVIALVGYLLQEIRRPANYPPGPRWLPFVGNTPELRRLARSIGGQHLAFEALSEQYRSPIIGLKLGREYVVVALQHAAVREVHSKEVFDGRPNNFFIRLRTMGTRLGVTCTDGPFWAEHRNFVTRHLRQAGYGRQPMQVQIQNELNELTDIIRDLKEEPVWPGSLLPTSVINVLWTFTTGSRIPRNDERLTRLLQLLQSRSKAFDMSGGILSQLPWLRHVAPEWTGYNLLKRFNKELNEFFMITIDKHQLDYSEDKCNDDLIYAYIKEMKEHKDDPSTTFTNLQLTMIILDIFIAGSQTTSVTIDLAFMMMVLKPEIQRKMQEEIDHNLQPDELPQQIDRTNLPYTEAFLLEVQRFFHIVPVSGPRRTLDKCTLGGYQIPKNTTILMGLRTVHMDAKHWGDPENFRPERFLNADNKICNTERLTPFGLGRRRCLGESLARSCMFMFVVGILQKFSLHSAEGSEEPQLKLLPGITLSPKPYKVVFRKR; translated from the exons GACCCCGCTGGCTCCCGTTCGTCGGTAACACCCCGGAACTTCGTCGCCTTGCGCGCTCCATTGGCGGACAACACCTGGCATTCGAGGCGCTCAGCGAACAGTACCGCAGTCCCATAATCGGACTCAAGCTCGGCCGCGAGTACGTAGTGGTAGCCCTGCAACATGCGGCCGTCCGCGAAGTCCACAGCAAGGAGGTGTTCGACGGTCGACCCAACAATTTCTTTATCCGCCTGCGAACCATGGGCACCAG ATTGGGGGTGACCTGCACCGATGGACCGTTCTGGGCTGAACACCGGAACTTTGTAACCCGTCACCTTCGTCAAGCAGGTTACGGAAGGCAACCGATGCAGGTGCAGATTCAAAACGAGCTCAACGAACTAACCGATATCATCAGGGATCTTAAGGAGGAGCCTGTTTGGCCGGGAAGTCTTCTGCCGACCAGTGTCATCAACGTGCTATGGACTTTCACGACCGGGTCGAGAATTCCTAGGAATGACGAACGGTTGACGAGATTGCTTCAACTACTGCAGAGTAGATCCAAGGCCTTCGACATGTCTGGTGGTATCTTGAGTCAACTGCCTTGGCTACGTCACGTGGCTCCAGAGTGGACCGGCTACAATCTGCTAAAACGATTCAACAAAGAGCTGAACGAATTTTTCATGATAACCATCGACAAGCACCAGTTGGACTACAGCGAGGACAAATGCAACGACGATCTGATCTATGCCTACATCAAAGAAATGAAGGAACACAAAGATGATCCAAGCACGACCTTCACGAATCTTCAGCTCACGATGATCATCCTGGACATCTTCATAGCCGGTTCCCAAACGACCAGCGTTACCATCGATCTAGCCTTCATGATGATGGTGTTGAAGCCTGAAATTCAACGGAAAATGCAAGAGGAAATCGACCACAACCTTCAACCGGACGAACTGCCCCAGCAAATCGATCGAACCAACCTCCCCTACACGGAAGCCTTCCTCCTGGAAGTCCAACGCTTCTTCCACATCGTCCCGGTGAGTGGCCCACGGAGAACACTCGACAAGTGCACCCTCGGAGGCTACCAAATCCCGAAAAACACCACCATCTTGATGGGACTTCGAACGGTGCACATGGACGCGAAACACTGGGGCGATCCGGAAAATTTCCGCCCGGAGCGATTCCTCAACGCGGACAACAAAATCTGCAACACGGAACGACTGACACCGTTCGGGCTGGGTCGACGCCGCTGTTTGGGGGAATCGCTGGCCCGGTCGTGCATGTTTATGTTCGTGGTGGGAATTTTGCAGAAGTTTAGTTTACACAGCGCGGAAGGTTCGGAAGAACCTCAGCTCAAGCTGCTGCCCGGGATTACGCTGTCGCCGAAGCCGTACAAAGTAGTTTTTAGGAAGAgatga